The Tripterygium wilfordii isolate XIE 37 chromosome 5, ASM1340144v1, whole genome shotgun sequence genome window below encodes:
- the LOC119998836 gene encoding uncharacterized protein LOC119998836 encodes MSNRYTLDFGVSAKFLLFWILLSFFSESVSSMVVTLDSIEIFNTHEWLNSKPEIYFQCKGENKTELPDVKKAHVLYNFNGEESWQPLIELPDKKCKRCGFYEKDSLKSDDVFEEWEFCPSDFKAPYGKYARFKEKEFNATFSCVQCVTVDAAASNSDSGSHSRGKGMHIVLVILIISLVTTVLVLGAVVAYKYWQKKRREQEQARFLKLFEDGDDIEDELGLGTVI; translated from the exons ATGTCGAATCGTTATACGTTGGATTTCGGCGTTTCTGCTAAGTTCCTTCTTTTTTGGATTTTGCTCAGCTTCTTTTCAG AAAGTGTATCATCGATGGTAGTCACACTGGATTCGATTGAGATATTCAATACACACGAATGGTTAAACTCTAAACCGGAGATTTATTTTCAGTGTAAAGGAGAGAACAAGACTGAATTACCAGATGTTAAGAAAGCACATGTTCTGTATAATTTCAATGGGGAAGAATCTTGGCAG CCTCTGATAGAGCTTCCCGATAAGAAATGCAAGAGATGTGGATTCTACGAGAAGGACTCCTTAAAATCTGACGATGTATTTGAGGAATGGGAGTTTTGTCCTTCCGATTTCAAGGCTCCTTATGGCAAATACGCACGATTCAAGGAGAAGGAATTCAATGCCACATTTTCTTGTGTACAGTGCGTCACTGTTGATGCAGCTG CTTCAAATTCTGATTCGGGTTCCCACAGTAGAGGGAAGGGAATGCACATTGTCCTGGTGATTTTGATAATTTCTCTGGTTACAACTGTATTGGTTCTTGGTGCGGTGGTTGCATACAAGTATTGGCAAAAGAAGAGGAGGGAGCAAGAGCAAGCTAGGTTCCTGAAACTCTTTGAAGATGGGGATGATATCGAGGATGAACTGGGTCTTGGCACCGTAATATGA